A window from Myxocyprinus asiaticus isolate MX2 ecotype Aquarium Trade chromosome 37, UBuf_Myxa_2, whole genome shotgun sequence encodes these proteins:
- the LOC127427750 gene encoding transcription factor E3-like, with the protein MSSRVLLRQQLMREQAQEQERREAQQQTSVAQFRPTDSTPAISVTFPPTGARPPPAQVPVEVLKVQTHLENPTRYHIQQAQRQQVKQYLSTTLGNKVATQTLGVSPVPQSNSAPERVHTASSAPNSPMAHLYLGSNKEEMDDVIDDIISLESSFNDDIMSLIDSGLQLPNTLPGNLLEVYNSPGMATPTITVSNSCPADLTNIKRELTDVEARTLMKEKQKKHNHNLIERRRRFNINDRIKELGALIPKSNDPEMRLNKGTILKASVDYIRKLQTEQQRAKEVEMKQKKLEQANQTLLLRIQELEMQARLQGLSATMSSGLGSDTSLLQQQLHQANQSMQLIAGEGQPQTRLTMEGAMAQTSPSPFLTVAPSSSAAVSGPLDLGAFSFAELDDPTASDLYSDVGLSDILMDEGCTFSTVRSSDPLFSPVSPGVSKTSSRSSSLNMEEDL; encoded by the exons ATGTCATCCCGAGTGTTGCTACGGCAACAGCTGATGCGGGAGCAAGCGCAGGAGCAGGAGAGGAGGGAGGCGCAGCAGCAGACATCTGTCGCTCAGTTCCGACCTACAGACTCCACTCCAGCCATCTCAGTGACGTTCCCACCCACGGGTGCCCGCCCTCCTCCAGCTCAAGTGCCAGTGGAAGTTCTGAAG GTGCAAACTCATCTTGAAAACCCAACTAGATACCACATCCAGCAAGCTCAGAGGCAGCAAGTAAAGCAGTACTTGTCCACCACGCTAGGCAATAAAGTTGCCACACAAACTCTTGGCGTGTCCCCTGTTCCACAGTCAAACTCTGCCCCGGAGAGGGTGCACACTGCAAGCAGCGCCCCCAACAGCCCAATGGCACATCTGTACCTGGGCTCCAACAAAGAAGAG ATGGATGACGTCATTGACGACATCATCAGCCTTGAGTCCAGCTTTAATGATGACATCATGTCACTGATAGATTCTGGGCTACAGCTCCCAAACACG CTACCAGGAAACCTTTTGGAAGTCTACAACAGTCCTGGCATGGCGACACCCACCATCACCGTCAGCAATTCCTGTCCAGCCGATCTAACTAATATCAAAAGGGAATTAACTG ATGTAGAGGCCAGAACTCTCATGAAGGAGAAGCAGAAGAAACATAATCATAATCTCA TTGAAAGGAGAAGAAGATTTAACATTAATGACAGAATAAAGGAGTTAGGGGCTCTGATACCCAAATCCAATGATCC AGAAATGCGTTTGAACAAGGGAACCATATTGAAGGCATCTGTCGATTATATAAGAAAACTTCAGACAGAGCAACAGAGGGCCAAAGAGGTTGAGATGAAGCAGAAGAAACTGGAGCAAGCCAACCAGACCTTGCTGCTTCGCATACAG GAATTAGAGATGCAAGCCCGGCTCCAAGGCCTCTCTGCTACCATGTCCTCTGGTCTGGGTTCAGACACTTCCTTGCTTCAGCAACAGCTGCACCAGGCAAACCAGTCCATGCAGCTGATTGCTGGAGAAGGCCAACCTCAAACCCGCCTCACCATGGAAGGGGCCATGGCACAAACTTCACCCTCTCCTTTCCTCACTGTAGCTCCTTCCAGTTCTGCGGCTGTAAGCGGCCCTCTTGATTTAGGTGCGTTTAGCTTTGCGGAGCTGGATGACCCCACGGCCTCAGATCTTTACTCTGATGTGGGTCTCAGTGACATTCTGATGGATGAGGGCTGCACATTTTCCACTGTCAGGTCTTCAGATCCACTTTTCTCTCCTGTGTCTCCCGGAGTCTCCAAAACCAGCAGCCGCAGCAGCAGTTTGAATATGGAAGAAGACTTGTGA